In the Brassica napus cultivar Da-Ae chromosome A7, Da-Ae, whole genome shotgun sequence genome, one interval contains:
- the BNAA07G25000D gene encoding uncharacterized protein BNAA07G25000D, giving the protein MAPSAAMLILSHPLISHKTTNQSPSSPVFKSRRMFDLLLPWKKTSDSEEVGLSRLVFGDPATLEKRFQEALELSCW; this is encoded by the coding sequence ATGGCGCCATCAGCTGCAATGCTCATACTTTCACATCCTCTGATTAGCCACAAAACGACAAATCAGTCTCCATCATCGCCAGTCTTTAAGTCGAGACGTATGTTCGATCTTCTTTTGCCATGGAAGAAGACATCGGACAGTGAAGAGGTCGGTCTCAGCCGCCTAGTCTTTGGCGATCCCGCTACACTTGAGAAGCGTTTCCAAGAAGCTCTTGAACTTAGCTGCTGGTAA
- the LOC125574794 gene encoding REF/SRPP-like protein At1g67360, translated as METEKKKNSQELGLKHLGFVRVAAIHVLVSLSSLYDYAKQNSGPLKPAVGKVEGAVTTVVTPVYNKLKDVPDTLLLFLDHKVGEASDKFDKHAPPVAKKVVSRANVLIHKTTEKAQRFVKEARTGGPKAAFNYAATEYKCFLVTNSVRVWAKLNRFKPIHAVGNKAFPVAAHVSGIYNDLVTDMTQMGYPVVGYLPLVPVDDIVKAYEKEEGAAQKKGDVTDGNDSSSDSDTD; from the exons ATGGagacggagaagaagaagaacagccAGGAGCTAGGTCTGAAACACCTAGGGTTCGTGAGAGTTGCGGCGATCCATGTTCTTGTTAGCCTCTCGAGCCTTTACGACTACGCAAAACAAAACTCCGGTCCTCTTAAACCGGCTGTGGGGAAGGTTGAAGGAGCCGTCACCACCGTCGTCACCCCTGTCTACAATAAACTCAAGGATGTTCCAGATACCCTCCTCCTCTTTCTAGATCACAAG GTGGGTGAAGCTTCGGACAAGTTTGATAAGCATGCTCCTCCAGTGGCTAAGAAAGTAGTAAGTCGAGCTAATGTGTTGATCCACAAGACTACAGAGAAGGCTCAACGCTTTGTGAAAGAGGCTCGTACGGGTGGTCCTAAAGCTGCTTTTAACTATGCTGCAACCGAGTACAAGTGTTTCCTTGTCACTAACTCGGTCAGAGTCTGGGCCAAACTCAACCGGTTTAAACCGATTCATGCAGTGGGGAACAAAGCTTTTCCCGTGGCTGCACACGTGTCTGGTATTTACAACGATCTGGTGACGGACATGACTCAGATGGGTTACCCTGTGGTTGGTTATCTTCCTTTAGTTCCTGTCGATGACATCGTCAAGGCTTATGAAAAGGAGGAAGGTGCAGCGCAGAAGAAAGGAGATGTTACAGATGGAAACGATTCGTCGTCTGATTCGGACACTGATTGA
- the LOC125576274 gene encoding endoplasmic reticulum metallopeptidase 1-like, giving the protein MALSRRLSYGDVTGFKFLFSLAFLYASMAAIAYFVLHMKHISPLPFDAPLDQFSEARAVEHIRVLSEENSGRQEGRPGLREAAAYIKTQLEMVKERAGPNLRVEVEEAQVDGSFSMMFIGHSISLGYRNHTNILMRISSMNSHDTDASVLMNAHYDSPINSPGAGDCGSCVASLLEIARLVVDSGWAPPRPIIFLFNGAEELFMLGSHGFMTQHKLKDTVGAFINLEASGTGGIDLVCQSGPGSWPSSVYSQAAVYPMAQSSAQDIFDVFPGDTDYRMFAEDYGDIPGLDIIFLLGGYYYHTSFDTIDRIIPGSMQARGENLISVLKAFTSSPNLKVAGERKSLDVDADVDMVERAVLFDYLTRFMVYYPKRVAMVLHNVPSALFLVAPFFLYMRDSRTHPFLSVFWAFLKGLIQHTAGILLGVIFPVLFSVIRLLFANPMSWFAHSYLAFLMFIPCSFFGLLIPRTISDRVSHCQSFSSKNIMKVETSDEARFWGAFGVYAFVTSAYFFAGLGGGFLTFVICVSMLLGWIAFCLSVKSYGYDSIKSPMFYVIAMVPCLLYSVYFGGFLALFLIEKTGMIGVPPPFGFYLADVAVAAVIGLVTGLCIGPIIPICDRWLAKASILKFLLHFTVVMFAVSSQFFPYSKDAPKRIVLQHTVFSSGGNEITDSTYDLAVVDSNSMEFVFKHAPEVAEKLHAGPSFSLSNAEVSPQEAWLALFPVSCVVTKSGRFPAKANRIVERYSHLPHLKTHKPPTTLEDGTRRVHLELSLGSLEEIWVTVLNITGPLSGWSFADGKLPAPELPEGGPPSYLLRLSGNSSEKWIFWLEANSEEEVRVDVAVLDQRLDEETRHLKSLFPGWSDVIAYTSFLSTYFF; this is encoded by the exons ATGGCGTTATCGAGGAGGCTGAGCTACGGAGACGTCACTGGCTTCAAGTTCCTCTTCTCACTCGCTTTCCTCTACGCTTCAATGGCAGCCATTGCTTACTTCGTCCTCCACATGAAACATATCTCGCCGCTTCCCTTTGACGCGCCTCTCGATCAGTTCTCCGAAGCTAGAGCCGTCGAGCACATTCGTGTCTTGTCCGAAGAGAACAGCGGTCGTCAG GAAGGACGACCTGGGCTTAGAGAAGCTGCAGCTTACATAAAAACACAGTTGGAGATGGTCAAGGAGAGAGCTGGTCCTAATCTAAG GGTTGAGGTGGAGGAGGCTCAGGTGGATGGCTCCTTTAGCATGATGTTTATTGGCCACAGCATATCACTTGGATACAGAAACCATACTAATATCCTTATGCG TATCTCGTCAATGAATTCTCATGACACGGATGCATCTGTATTGATGAATGCACATTATGACAGCCCTATCAACTCCCCTGGAGCTGGTGACTGTGGGTCATGTGTAG CATCACTGCTTGAAATAGCAAGACTGGTTGTGGATTCTGGATGGGCCCCGCCTCGACCTATAATTTTCCTCTTCAATGGTGCCGAAGAGCTTTTTATGCTG GGCTCACACGGCTTCATGACGCAGCATAAGTTGAAAGACACCGTTGGAGCTTTTATAAACCTGGAAGCTTCTGGGACAGGGGGTATCG ATTTGGTCTGCCAATCAGGGCCTGGCTCATGGCCGTCCAGTGTCTACTCTCAAGCTGCAGTGTATCCGATGGCGCAGAGTTCTGCacag GATATATTCGATGTATTTCCTGGAGACACCGACTACAGAATGTTTGCAGAAGATTATGGTGACATTCCTGGGCTAGACATTATCTTCCTTCTTGGTGGTTACTACTACCATACTTCTTTTGATACTATTGACAGAATAAT ACCTGGAAGCATGCAAGCACGTGGAGAAAACTTAATCAGTGTGCTTAAAGCCTTCACTAGCTCTCCTAATCTGAAGGTTGCAGGTGAAAGAAAGTCTCTTGACGTGGATGCTGACGTTGACATGGTTGAAAGAGCTGTTTTATTTGATTACTTAACAAGGTTCATG GTGTACTATCCAAAAAGAGTGGCCATGGTACTTCATAATGTTCCATCTGCTTTGTTCCTTGTTGCTCCTTTCTTTTTGTATATGCGGGACTCTCGGACACACCCTTTCTTATCAGTCTTCTGGGCTTTCTTGAAAG GACTTATACAGCACACCGCTGGGATCTTACTTGGTGTCATATTCCCTGTTCTGTTTTCAGTCATCAGATTGTTGTTTGCTAATCCCATGAGCTG GTTTGCTCATTCATACTTAGCTTTCTTGATGTTCATCCCCTGCTCATTTTTTGGTCTTTTAATTCCAAGAACTATCTCTGATCGTGTCTCACATTGTCAAAGTTTTTCATCTAAGAATATTATGAAAGTT GAAACATCTGATGAAGCAAGGTTTTGGGGAGCATTTGGGGTCTACGCTTTTGTAACTTCG GCATATTTTTTCGCCGGATTAGGTGGAGGGTTCTTGACTTTTGTCATCTGCGTTTCTATGCTGTTGGGGTGGATTGCTTTCTGTTTATCTGTCAAGTCATATGGATATGATTCGATCAA GTCACCCATGTTTTATGTGATAGCTATGGTTCCATGCCTTCTGTACTCTGTCtattttggtggttttcttGCACTGTTTTTGATTGAGAAGACAGGAATGATTGGAGTTCCACCACCTTTTG GGTTTTATCTCGCAGATGTAGCAGTAGCTGCAGTCATTGGACTTGTCACTGGCTTGTGTATAGGCCCAATAATACCAATATGTGATCGTTGGCTAGCCAAAGCTTCCATCTTGAAGTTCTTGCTGCACTTCACTGTGGTTATGTTTGCGGTATCATCACAGTTCTTTCCTTATAGCAAAGATGCACCTAAGAGAATTGTACTTCAACACACAGTCTTCTCTTCAG GTGGAAATGAAATCACAGACTCAACTTACGATTTAGCGGTCGTTGATTCAAATTCTATGGAGTTTGTTTTTAAGCATGCTCCAGAGGTGGCTGAGAAACTTCATGCTGGCCCTTCTTTTTCATTGAGCAACGCTGAAGTGTCTCCTCAGGAAGCTTGGTTG GCACTTTTCCCTGTTTCCTGTGTAGTAACAAAAAGTGGGAGGTTCCCTGCTAAAGCCAACAGGATTGTGGAACGATATAGCCACTTGCCGCACTTAAAAACTCACAAACCACCAACAACATTAGAAGACGGAACTCGCAGAGTTCATCTGGAACTCTCTCTCGG CTCGCTGGAGGAGATATGGGTCACGGTTCTGAACATAACTGGGCCATTATCAGGATGGTCCTTTGCAGATGGCAAACTTCCAG CTCCTGAACTCCCAGAGGGCGGTCCTCCGTCTTACCTATTGAGACTGAGTGGCAACAGCAGTGAGAAATGGATCTTCTGGTTAGAG GCTAATAGCGAAGAAGAAGTGAGAGTAGATGTAGCAGTTCTTGATCAACGTCTTGATGAAGAAACTAGACATTTGAAAAGTCTTTTCCCTGGATGGTCGGACGTCATTGCCTACACTAGCTTTCTTTCTACTTACTTCTTCTAA
- the LOC106408654 gene encoding putative F-box protein At1g26515, giving the protein MIRRSLRLCNKRRTYVVPLDLQIEILSRLPSKSVVRFMLVSKSWQEIISSKSFIRLRSLTQPLRFLLALHDRDNQTGRLSCSFFSSSSLSSSSPLISTTFLSRITFPLRRASYPSYYVNGLINVGEIICNPCTGKTISLPKLVKTTATSKPRLARRFFGYDPVNNQYKVLCITPDLAGHATLEFNHYQIFTLGAKPKTWRFIDCGIPHGIWCNGLCIDGFVYYIASTDVGMMCLMRFDLNSEKFNIYARVSEEMKALYFHHNGSRTLINYHGKVAIAIQPSHSVPSIDLFVFEAGKQDYKEKSFYNLPQLHLRMKCVSNHMGDIIFAPSCSRSEFSVIHHDVKGAIFTKMKLEVDVKQDWFNDSSCFVDYVESPMLIKAR; this is encoded by the coding sequence ATGATCCGAAGAAGTCTCCGTCTCTGCAACAAGAGGAGAACCTATGTTGTTCCTTTGGATCTGCAGATCGAGATTCTTAGCCGGTTGCCTTCAAAATCCGTAGTTAGGTTTATGCTCGTATCTAAATCATGGCAAGAAATCATTTCAAGCAAGAGTTTCATCAGATTGCGATCCTTGACTCAGCCTTTGCGTTTCCTACTAGCTTTACACGATAGAGATAACCAAACTGGACGCCTAAGTTgcagcttcttctcttcttcttcgctaTCGTCGTCATCACCATTGATATCAACCACTTTTCTATCCAGAATAACATTTCCTCTGCGTAGAGCCTCGTACCCTAGTTATTACGTCAATGGTCTGATCAACGTGGGTGAGATCATATGTAACCCTTGCACCGGAAAGACCATATCATTACCAAAGCTTGTCAAAACAACAGCCACTAGTAAACCAAGGCTAGCCAGACGCTTTTTCGGATATGATCCTGTCAATAATCAGTACAAAGTGTTGTGCATCACCCCGGATCTTGCAGGACATGCAACACTCGAGTTTAATCACTATCAAATATTCACATTGGGAGCTAAACCTAAAACATGGAGATTCATCGATTGTGGAATTCCTCACGGCATTTGGTGTAACGGTCTGTGTATTGATGGATTTGTGTACTACATTGCGAGCACGGACGTAGGAATGATGTGTCTGATGAGATTCGATTTGAACTCTGAGAAGTTTAATATCTATGCTAGAGTATCTGAGGAAATGAAAGCTTTGTATTTTCATCACAACGGTTCTAGAACTTTGATAAACTACCATGGCAAAGTAGCCATAGCCATTCAACCTTCTCACTCAGTGCCTTCAATTGATTTGTTCGTTTTCGAAGCAGGAAAACAAGACTACAAAGAAAAGTCTTTCTATAATCTTCCCCAGCTTCATTTACGTATGAAATGCGTTAGTAATCATATGGGTGACATTATTTTTGCACCTAGCTGTTCCAGAAGTGAGTTTAGTGTTATCCACCATGATGTCAAGGGAGCTATTTTTACGAAGATGAAGCTTGAAGTTGATGTAAAGCAagattggtttaatgattcaagTTGTTTCGTGGATTACGTAGAGAGTCCCATGCTGATTAAAGCTAGGTAG
- the LOC125574793 gene encoding probable arabinosyltransferase ARAD1, whose product MKKKNIIQMTERISCFTTRYIPRCNQNTKQIGSKSHQFDEEEEEQEMYGKTISIIVLFAFLIASYSIYMGTIDPTPYFSQLGKPSPPCNTTSTKGQPLRVFMYDLPRKFNLAMMHPNISDVEPITAENLPSWHQTSGVGRQHSVEYWLMASLLNNGGDEEEKEAVRVLDPELADAFYVPFFSSLSFNTHGKNMTDPDTELDRLLQVELIEYLENSKYWQRSGGRDHVIPMTHPNAFRFLRQRVNASILILVDFGRYPKEIANLDKDVVSPYVHVVESFADDVVVDDGALDPFEARSTLLYFRGNTVRKADGKIRVRLEKLLAGNSDVHYVKSIPTTQNIKVSTEGMRSSKFCLHPAGDTPSSCRLFDAIVSHCIPVIISDKIELPFEDEIDYSEFSVFFSANEALEPDFILSNLRQFPKEKWLKMWERLKNVSHHFEFQYPPKREDAVNMLWRQVKHKIPDVKLAVHRHRRLKVPDWWL is encoded by the exons atgaaaaaaaaaaatattattcaaatgACTGAAAGAATCTCTTGCTTTACGACTCGATACATTCCTCGTTGCAATCAAAACACGAAACAGATTGGATCCAAATCTCACCAAtttgacgaagaagaagaagaacaagaaatgtACGGCAAAACCATAAGCATCATCGTCCTCTTCGCCTTCCTCATTGCTTCCTACTCAATCTACATGGGCACCATCGATCCAACACCTTACTTCTCTCAGCTCGGTAAACCTTCCCCTCCCTGTAACACCACCTCCACCAAAGGCCAACCTCTCCGTGTCTTCATGTACGACCTCCCACGCAAATTCAATCTCGCCATGATGCATCCTAACATCTCAGACGTCGAGCCCATCACCGCCGAGAATCTCCCTTCCTGGCATCAGACCTCTGGGGTCGGGCGGCAGCACAGCGTCGAGTACTGGCTCATGGCCTCGCTTCTTAACAACGGAGGCgatgaagaggagaaagaggcGGTTAGGGTTCTTGATCCGGAGTTGGCTGATGCCTTCTACGTccctttcttctcttccttgagCTTCAATACTCACGggaagaacatgaccgatccaGATACTGAACTTGACCGGCTATTACAG GTTGAGTTAATAGAGTATCTTGAGAACTCCAAGTATTGGCAACGTTCAGGAGGTAGGGACCATGTGATTCCGATGACTCATCCTAACGCTTTCAGATTCTTGAGGCAACGAGTGAACGCGTCAATCCTCATTCTTGTTGATTTTGGGCGTTACCCAAAAGAGATTGCAAATCTAGATAAAGACGTAGTTTCGCCTTATGTACATGTTGTTGAGTCCTTCGCGgatgatgttgttgttgatgatggtgCTTTGGATCCCTTTGAGGCTCGCAGTACTCTTCTTTACTTCCGTGGGAATACGGTGAGGAAAGCTGATGGTAAAATCCGTGTGCGCTTGGAGAAGTTGCTAGCTGGTAACTCTGATGTTCACTATGTGAAAAGCATACCAACAACACAAAACATCAAAGTG TCTACGGAAGGGATGAGATCATCAAAATTCTGTCTGCATCCAGCTGGAGACACTCCATCTTCATGCCGACTATTTGACGCCATCGTCAGTCACTGCATTCCTGTAATCATAAGCGACAAAATCGAGCTGCCTTTTGAAGATGAGATAGACTACTCAGAGTTCTCAGTCTTCTTCTCAGCGAACGAGGCGCTTGAGCCAGACTTCATCCTCAGCAACCTCCGTCAGTTTCCCAAGGAGAAATGGCTGAAAATGTGGGAACGTCTCAAGAATGTATCTCATCATTTCGAGTTTCAGTACCCTCCCAAGAGAGAAGACGCAGTTAACATGTTGTGGAGACAGGTGAAACATAAGATCCCTGATGTCAAGCTCGCTGTACATAGACACCGGAGGTTGAAAGTCCCTGATTGGTGGCTCTGA
- the LOC106411018 gene encoding mannosyl-oligosaccharide glucosidase GCS1, whose product MTGASRRSAHGRIKSSSSSSGGDSLRYPPSIRRGGKGKELVSIGAFKSNLKILVALMLLGIAIIYFVINRIVVSHESQKQPPRVITPFPAPKLMDLSMFQGEHKESLYWGTYRPHVYFGVRARTPESLVAGLMWLGVKDEMYVMRHFCENSDDLSSFGWREHNGRDFGRQELVENDMILETSFVKSKGDDGSFGYGGDWSVRIDVKNKGLSGDAKRSAHLFFYLADEGGSVLNLGRDALDFQGSSLLVSGSREDVGDWQIHLRSENQLETHYSGFKTPHIYNLSDLVQRNLALQARKFGRLQLSDTSEDSSNIYVFQISGKLPFTIDIPFVSGIRGESSNVEKRLTSLTGLPLSDLLRKKHREFDAKFTECFNISEEHDSETVRVGKTAMANMIGGIGYFYGQSKIYVPKSSQPESGDNHLLYWPAELYTAVPSRPFFPRGFLWDEGFHQLLIWRWDFRMTLDIVGHWLDLLNIDGWIPREQILGAEALSKVPEEFVVQYPSNGNPPTLFLVIRDLIDGIKTEKFIASEKDEILSFLERASVRLDAWFQWFNTSQTGKERGSYFWHGRDNTTTRELNPKTLSSGLDDYPRASHPSEDERHVDLRCWMYLAADCMHSITELLGKDDKFSKEDYNSTATLLSNFDLLNQMHYDKDHGAYFDFGNHTEKVKLVWKEVISENGHLSRQLVRKTSGKPKLRLVPQVGYVSFFPFMSRIIPAESPILEKQLDLISNRSILWSDYGLVSLAKTSSMYMKRNTEHDAPYWRGPIWMNMNYMILSSLHHYSTVDGPYSDKARAIYKELRSNLIRNVVRNYYETGYIWEQYDQDKGTGKGTRLFTGWSALTLLIMSEEYPIF is encoded by the exons ATGACCGGAGCAAGCCGTCGGAGCGCGCATGGTCGcatcaaatcatcatcatcatcttccggCGGCGATTCGCTTCGTTATCCACCGAGCATCCGCCGAGGAGGCAAAGGCAAGGAGCTCGTGTCGATCGGCGCTTTCAAGTCGAATCTCAAGATACTGGTTGCGTTAATGCTTTTGGGGATCGCAATCATCTACTTCGTCATCAATCGAATCGTTGTTAGCCACGAGTCACAGAAGCAGCCGCCTAGGGTTATCACTCCTTTCCCTGCTCCGAAACTCATGGATTTGTCTATG TTCCAAGGTGAGCACAAGGAGAGCTTGTACTGGGGAACGTATCGTCCTCATGTTTATTTTGGAGTTCGTGCGAG AACTCCAGAGTCACTTGTAGCTGGCTTGATGTGGCTTGGTGTTAAAGACGAGATGTATGTTATGCGCCATTTCTGTGAGAACTCTGATGATTTAAGCTCATTTGGATGGAGGGAACACAATGGGCGTGATTTTGGGAGGCAGGAGCTGGTTGAGAACGATATGATTTTGGAGACTAGTTTTGTCAAGTCAAAGGGTGATGATGGTAGCTTTGGTTATGGAGGGGATTGGTCTGTTCGGATCGATGTTAAAAATAAAGG GTTGAGTGGTGATGCAAAGAGAAGCGCGCATCTCTTCTTTTATCTAGCTGATGAAGGTGGCAGTGTTCTGAATCTAGGCCGAGATGCTTTAGATTTTCAAGGGAGCTCTCTCCTGGTTTCTGGTTCACGTGAAGATGTAGGAGATTGGCAGATACACTTAAGATCAGAG AATCAGCTGGAGACACATTATTCTGGTTTTAAGACGCCTCACATATATAATCTGTCTGATCTAGTTCAGCGAAATCTCGCTCTGCAG GCTAGGAAGTTTGGACGACTTCAGCTCTCTGACACATCAGAGGATTCTTCCAACATTTACGTCTTTCAG ATTTCTGGGAAGCTTCCATTTACCATAGATATTCCCTTCGTCTCCGGGATCAGAGGAGAAAGTTCAAACGTGGAAAAACGTCTAACAAGTCTTACAG GTTTACCACTCTCTGATCTACTTAGAAAAAAACATAGAGAATTTGATGCAAAGTTTACCGAATGCTTCAACATTTCTGAAGAG CATGATTCAGAAACAGTGAGGGTTGGCAAGACTGCGATGGCAAACATGATTGGTGGCATTGGTTACTTCTATGGTCAATCAAAAATTTATGTTCCCAAAAGCAGCCAG CCTGAAAGTGGGGATAATCACTTGCTATATTGGCCAGCCGAGCTGTACACAGCCGTTCCAAGCCGGCCTTTCTTTCCTAGGGGCTTTTTGTGGGATGAAGGTTTCCATCAATTGTTGATCTG GCGCTGGGATTTTCGTATGACCTTGGATATCGTTGGACACTGGTTAGACCTATTGAACATAGATGGATGGATTCCGCGTGAGCAAATTTTAGGTGCTGAAGCTCTGAG TAAGGTTCCAGAGGAGTTCGTAGTTCAGTACCCGAGTAATGGCAATCCACCAACACTATTTTTAGTGATACGTG ATCTAATAGATGGTATAAAGACGGAAAAGTTTATCGCATCAGAAAAGGATGAAATATTGTCATTCCTTGAGCGGGCTTCTGTTCGCTTAGATGCATGGTTTCAGTGGTTTAATACTTCCCAGACAG GAAAGGAGAGAGGAAGCTACTTTTGGCATGGCAGAGACAACACAACAACTCGAGAACTTAACCCAAAG ACGCTTTCCTCGGGGCTGGATGATTATCCCCGGGCCTCGCACCCAAGTGAAGATGAGCGACACGTTGATCTTAGATGCTGGATGTACCTCGCTGCAGATTGCATGCATTCCATCACAGAGCTTTTAGGAAAAGACGATAAATTTTCAAAG GAGGATTACAATTCAACTGCCACGCTGCTTTCAAATTTCGATCTTCTGAATCAG ATGCACTATGATAAGGACCATGGGGCTTACTTTGACTTTGGTAATCATACGGAAAAA GTTAAGTTAGTATGGAAGGAGGTAATTTCAGAAAATGGTCACCTATCTCGACAGCTTGTAAGGAAGACTTCTGGAAAACCAAAGTTAAGATTGGTTCCTCAAGTCGGTTATGTCAGTTTCTTTCCCTTCATGTCTAGAATCATCCCAGCT GAATCTCCAATCCTGGAGAAACAGCTTGATCTCATTTCAAACAGGAGCATATTATGGAGTGACTATGGATTAGTTTCGCTTGCCAAAACCAG TTCGATGTATATGAAACGTAACACTGAGCATGATGCACCATATTGGAGAGGTCCTATATGGATGAACATGAACTACATGATTCTTTCATCTCTGCACCATTACTCTACAG TGGATGGGCCATATAGCGACAAAGCAAGAGCAATTTACAAGGAACTAAGGAGCAATTTGATaag GAACGTGGTTAGAAACTATTATGAGACGGGGTACATCTGGGAACAGTATGATCAAGATAAGGGAACAGGCAAAGGCACGCGTCTCTTCACGGGCTGGTCTGCACTTACCTTGTTAATAATGTCCGAAGAGTATCCTATCTTTTGA
- the LOC106410829 gene encoding 60S ribosomal protein L17-2, translating into MPFSHYKVSSQLYSNRFCSRFLPLAAAMVKYSQEPDNQTKSCKARGSDLRVHFKNTRETAHAIRKLPLLKAKRYLEDVIAHKQAIPFTRFCRGVGRTAQAKNRHSNGQGRWPAKSAQFVLDLLKNAESNAEVKGLDVDALFISHIQVNQAAKQRRRTYRAHGRINPYMSNPCHIELILSEKEESVKKEPETQLAAKSKKSSA; encoded by the exons ATGCCGTTTTCGCACTATAAAGTCTCTTCACAACTTTACTCGAATCGCTTCTGCAGCCGTTTCCTTCCGTTAGCCGCAGCCATG GTGAAGTACTCGCAAGAACCTGACAATCAGACCAAGT CTTGCAAGGCTAGAGGATCCGATCTTAGGGTTCACTTCAAG AACACTCGGGAAACAGCGCACGCTATCAGGAAGCTACCATTGCTCAAGGCCAAGAGGTACCTTGAGGATGTGATAGCTCACAAGCAGGCGATCCCCTTCACCCGTTTCTGCAGAGGTGTTGGAAGGACTGCTCAAGCTAAGAACAGGCACTCCAATGGTCAAGGACGTTGGCCTGCTAAGTCTGCTCAGTTCGTTCTTGATTTGCTCAAGAATGCTGAGAGCAATGCTGAGGTGAAAGGTTTGGATGTTGATGCGCTATTCATTTCGCATATCCAAGTGAACCAGGCTGCTAAGCAGAGGAGAAGGACTTACCGTGCTCATGGAAGAATCAACC CTTACATGTCCAACCCATGTCACATTGAGTTGATTTTGtcagagaaggaagagtctGTCAAGAAAGAG CCGGAGACTCAGTTGGCAGCCAAGTCGAAGAAATCATCTGCCTAa